The DNA sequence CGTGCCGAGGATCACCGGAATCGTATTCAGGCTGTCCTGATTCACCACAATCAGCGGCAGCAGGTACTGATCCCAAATCATAATGAAGCCGAACGTCACTACCGTACCGAGCGCCGGTTTCACCAGCGGCAGGATCACGTGGAAGAAGATCTGCCATTCGTTGGCGCCGTCAATTCGCGCCGCCTCTTCCAGCTCTTTCGGAATCGCCGACATAAATTCGGTCAGCACAAAGATGGAGAACGCCCAGCCGACGACCGGCAAAATCATTCCGAGATAGCTGTTGTAGAGCGAGGCATCGATAAACGGCAGCCGCCAGTTAATAATCATGTATAACGGAATCGCGATAACCTCTTCGGGCAGCATCATGGTCGACAAAATCACCAGGCTCACCAGCGCCACGCCGCGGAACTTCTTACGTGCCAGGGCATACGCCGCCAGCGCGCTGACCGACACCTGCAAAACGGTGCCAAAGAACACCACCAGGATCGAGTTCAGCAGATACTGCCAGACGCCGATATCCATCCACGCGAAAATGAAGTTCTCAAACGAGAATTGATTCGGCCAGGCCAGCAGTTCGCCCGGCTTCACCGGCGCGCCGCTGAATGCGGTGGCGACGATGCCCCAGAACGGCCCGACAAAGACGATCAGCAGCAGCGCGTAGATGCACCAGCGTCCTGCTGTATCCCAACGTTTACTTAACATCGCGGCTCCTTAGTAACGTGCAATACGTTTTTTCAGCGTCAGATGACAAATGGTTAAGAAAACCGTGAAGGTGAAGAGCAGGAACGACACCGCCGAAGCGTAACCGTAGTCAAACTGCTCAAAACCCAGTTTGTAGATGTGGGTCATGACCATTTCCGTGGCGTTAGAAGGTCCTCCGCCGGTGGTGGCGTACACCTCGGCAAACACGCGGAAACCACGAATAAAGGAGAGCATCAGCACCACCGAGAGCGCCGGGATCATGCCGGGCAGCGTGACGTAGCGCAGACGATTCCACCAGTTAGCGCCATCCACGTTCGCCGCATCGTATAAATCGCGGCTGATCCCAGCCAGGCCGGCAATAAAGATCACCATGTTGTAAGGCACCGCTTTCCAGATGTGCAGCAGCATGATGACCCCCAGCGCCTGATCGGAACTGGCCAGAAAACCCTGATCGGCTACGCCAAACCAGCTGAGGATGTGGTTAACCACGCCGTTGGGCGTCGGATTGAACAAAATACGCCACATTTCGGCGACGATCGCCGCGCTGGTGACCGCGGGTAAAAAGATGGCGGTTCGAATAAAACGCAGGTGGCGCGCCGGGCCTTCCAGCAGCATGGCCAGGAAGAACGCCAGGATAGCCGCGGCAAACATCGTTACCACCACGTACAGCAGCGTATTCACCACCGCCGCGTGCAGCGCTACGTCGGCGAAAGCGCGGGCGAAGTTATCGAGCCCCACCCATTCGTCCGGCTGATTAAAGTTGACCTTGTAAAAGCTCATCACCAGACCCTGAATCATCGGGATAAACTTAAACCAGCTAAAAATAATCAGCGCTGGGGCTAAAAACAGCCACGGGATCAGCGCCCGCTTACGCTTTGCGCTCAGCCATCCGGTTGAGTCAGGCGAAGCGGCCTGCTTTATCGGCGAGGACTTCGTCTCATGCAGCGTCATAACCTATGTCCTCAGTTAGCCAGCACGTTTTGTTTTTTCAGCTCAGCGTTAACCTTGCCGTCGATAGTCTTCAGCTCGGCGGTGATATCGCTGTTGCAGTCGGCAAAAATTCGGTTAAAGCCTTCGGCTGCCACCTGGCGCACCGGCGTCCAGTTGGGAATTTGCGGCACGTAGCGTCCCTGTTCATTGTAAAGTCTGGCGAACGTCTCCCAGCGCGCGTCCTGATAAACGGATTTGACGTCGACGTTCTTATTCACCGGCAGGCGCACCACCGGTATATGCTGGCTCCCTTTGCCCATACCGATTTCCT is a window from the Klebsiella oxytoca genome containing:
- a CDS encoding carbohydrate ABC transporter permease, whose protein sequence is MLSKRWDTAGRWCIYALLLIVFVGPFWGIVATAFSGAPVKPGELLAWPNQFSFENFIFAWMDIGVWQYLLNSILVVFFGTVLQVSVSALAAYALARKKFRGVALVSLVILSTMMLPEEVIAIPLYMIINWRLPFIDASLYNSYLGMILPVVGWAFSIFVLTEFMSAIPKELEEAARIDGANEWQIFFHVILPLVKPALGTVVTFGFIMIWDQYLLPLIVVNQDSLNTIPVILGTLRTDESITPNIFIAITLLAMLPSIIVYLGLQKHFNRGIMSGAVKG
- a CDS encoding carbohydrate ABC transporter permease, with translation MTLHETKSSPIKQAASPDSTGWLSAKRKRALIPWLFLAPALIIFSWFKFIPMIQGLVMSFYKVNFNQPDEWVGLDNFARAFADVALHAAVVNTLLYVVVTMFAAAILAFFLAMLLEGPARHLRFIRTAIFLPAVTSAAIVAEMWRILFNPTPNGVVNHILSWFGVADQGFLASSDQALGVIMLLHIWKAVPYNMVIFIAGLAGISRDLYDAANVDGANWWNRLRYVTLPGMIPALSVVLMLSFIRGFRVFAEVYATTGGGPSNATEMVMTHIYKLGFEQFDYGYASAVSFLLFTFTVFLTICHLTLKKRIARY